TCACTTGAACCTCGTATCAGTGCTAAATATATTGTTACAGAATTTTTGCGAATTAAGGCAGCAGGAGGTAGATACTCTCAAAACTTTGTTTCAGCTAATTCCGATAGAGATGTGGTTAACCTGTTCCAAGGATATCTTTCTGCTCCCGAAGGGGATATTGCTAACCAAATCTATAATCACCCTATGCAAATTGCTTATCATGCTGTAGGGGGCTTTGAACTCGATGTTACTAAAAAAATAACTCTGAACATTGAAGGTTTTTACAAGAATTTTACCCAAGTAACTAATGTCAATAGAGATAGACTATTCCCCGAAGAGCCTCAATTTATTGCAGAAACAGGGCGATCTTTTGGGGCAGACCTTTCTACTAAATGGGAGACTAAGCACTATGCTTTTTCGTTGGCTTATACTTGGTGTAAAGTGGATAGAACTTTTTCTTACAAAGGCATAACTACTACCTACTACCCTGTGTTTGACCGTAGACACAATCTTAATACCGTGTTTAGCTATTTTTGGGGCACAGAACCTAACAAGTGGGAAGTAAGTATGCGATGGAACTTAGGTTCAGGGTTTCCTTTTACACAAACTCAAGGCTTTTTTGAAAAAATATTGTTTGAAAACATTACTTCAGACTATCTTACTCAAAATGGACAGTTAGGCATTTTGTACGCACCGCTCAATCAAGGGCGTTTGCCATACTATCACAGAATGGATCTATCCCTTAAATATACTCGTAAAATAGGAAAAACTGAATTAGAGGGAATTGCAAGCATTGTTAATGTATATAACCGCCAAAACATCTTTTACTTTGATAGAATACGTTACATTCGAGTTAATCAGTTGCCTTTTTTACCTGCTGTGGGAATTAACTTCAATTTTTAGAAATATCGTTATATTCCGAATTGAATACAGCTAATTGATAATCAACGGCTTTTCTATTGAAAAGTTGGCTATTTTTTAAGAAAAGCTTGTTTTTAAGCTACTAATTTGCTTCGGAATTGCGTAATTTACGTATAAGCAAAGAATAAATACGTGGGGCTATGTATTCAAAGCTGCTAACAAAGGTTTTTAGGAGATTTTTGTATGTGGTTTTAGGAAGTGTAATTTTGGTTGTTGCTTTTTTAATATGGGCAAAATGGCATATCAAAAATACTACAAGAGCACAAATTGTAAGAGATGTACATTCTGTCCCATATCATAAAACAGCTTTAGTTTTAGGTACCAGTAGATATTTACCACATCACATTCCTAATATGTATTTCAATTATCGGATACAAGCGGCATGTGAGCTATATTTTGCACAAAAAGTAAGTTATATTATTGTTAGCGGAGATAATCGAAGTGCATATTACAACGAACCCCGAGATATGCAGCAAGCTTTGATAGAAAAGGGAGTACCCAAAAAAGCAATTATCATGGATTATGGAGGTATACACACATTAGACTCTGTCATTCGGTGCAAGAAAATATTTGGACAAGATAAGTGTATTATCGTTTCTCAAGAATTTCATGTGGCCAGGGCTTTATTCCTTGCTAACCATTCAGGGATGAATTGTGTGGGATATCCCGCTAAAGATATTCCTTTGAAAGATGATTACAAAACTCATTTGAGGGAATATTTAGCTTGTGCTAAAGCTGTATTAAATATGTATTTATTTCGCCCTGCCCCTAAGTATCTCGGCAATCCTGTACGTATTGATACGAATAGTGTCCACCCTGTTGAAAAAGGAGGTGCGTAATGATTTTAGTAGTAGACAATGAAGATAGTTTCACTTATATTTTAGCCGATTACCTCAAACAATGCGCAGCACAAAATGAAGTCAAAACCATTTTTCATTATGATAAAAAGTCTATTAGGGCAGTTTTACCATATATAAAAGGTTTAGTAATATCTCCAGGTCCAGGCAGACCTGAACACAGTCAGGCAGATTTTGCTTATTGGTATGCTATTGAGCAGAATATTCCTGTACTAGGGGTTTGCCTTGGACATCAGTGGATAGGATACGCTAATGGTATGCGGATTATACCTGCACCTGAACCTTCACACGGTTACACAAGCCTTGTAACCCATAATCAAAAAGGGATATTTGCAAATATACCTGCTTCTATTCAAGTAATGAGATATCATTCCTTAATTGTCAGCTCGGCTTACATTCCTGATGGTATAGAAATTACAGCTCAAACTCAAGAGGGGATAATTATGGGTATGCAGTATAAAAATAAACCTGTATACAGTGTTCAGTTTCATCCCGAATCTGTGCTTACAGAGTATGGTTTACAGATAATACAAAATTGGGTAGATTTTTGTGAAACACGGTAGATAATAAAGGTAAGATTTTAAAAACTCACTTTAAAATACTTTTATTACATTTTTATTGCTTATTTGACTTTTTAAGGTTAAATTTGTGTTATAGATTAAATATTGATGCTGCGTATGAAAAATTCAATACTTTTGTTACTATCATACTTGTGGCTTTTGGCTTCTGCCCAAACTGTGTTTTGGTCAGAGAACTTCAATAATGGTTGCCTTGAAGGTTGCTTTGCTAATGCTTACGTAGGACCTAATGGCGCATGGAGTGTAAATAATGCAGGAGGTCCGAATGGTGGTGCTCCTAACC
The sequence above is a segment of the Bacteroidia bacterium genome. Coding sequences within it:
- a CDS encoding aminodeoxychorismate/anthranilate synthase component II, with product MILVVDNEDSFTYILADYLKQCAAQNEVKTIFHYDKKSIRAVLPYIKGLVISPGPGRPEHSQADFAYWYAIEQNIPVLGVCLGHQWIGYANGMRIIPAPEPSHGYTSLVTHNQKGIFANIPASIQVMRYHSLIVSSAYIPDGIEITAQTQEGIIMGMQYKNKPVYSVQFHPESVLTEYGLQIIQNWVDFCETR
- a CDS encoding YdcF family protein, producing the protein MVLGSVILVVAFLIWAKWHIKNTTRAQIVRDVHSVPYHKTALVLGTSRYLPHHIPNMYFNYRIQAACELYFAQKVSYIIVSGDNRSAYYNEPRDMQQALIEKGVPKKAIIMDYGGIHTLDSVIRCKKIFGQDKCIIVSQEFHVARALFLANHSGMNCVGYPAKDIPLKDDYKTHLREYLACAKAVLNMYLFRPAPKYLGNPVRIDTNSVHPVEKGGA